The following proteins are co-located in the Parafannyhessea umbonata genome:
- the cas5e gene encoding type I-E CRISPR-associated protein Cas5/CasD, with product MAVLLLRLSGPMQSWGDSSRFVRRTTRTEPTKSGVVGMLASALGRSREDVLDDLAQLEYGVRADQPGSLMVDFQTERPSEGRGKSMPLSYRYYLADAKFLVALAGPREQLEVIDHALRNPHWPLYLGRRSCPPDVSPSMGVTDRYVGVREALAAEPWIASKGYRRNHRWLSELEVACDAREGDPAESQTDYPVSFSGAGRTYASRGVYRFRVPLGQLSGADHVGAASGRRHEAVPPHDPMGFF from the coding sequence ATGGCGGTCCTTTTGCTGAGGCTTTCTGGGCCCATGCAGTCCTGGGGTGACTCCTCCCGCTTTGTGAGGAGGACGACGCGGACGGAGCCCACAAAGAGCGGCGTCGTGGGGATGCTGGCGTCCGCTCTTGGACGCTCGAGGGAGGATGTCCTGGACGACCTGGCACAGCTTGAGTATGGCGTCAGGGCAGACCAGCCAGGCAGCCTGATGGTCGACTTCCAGACCGAGAGGCCGTCGGAGGGGAGGGGCAAGTCGATGCCGCTTTCCTACCGTTACTACCTTGCGGACGCAAAGTTCCTCGTTGCGCTGGCTGGGCCTCGTGAGCAGCTTGAAGTCATCGACCACGCGCTCAGAAACCCTCACTGGCCGCTTTACCTGGGAAGGCGCTCCTGCCCTCCCGATGTGTCGCCCTCGATGGGAGTGACTGACCGGTACGTAGGCGTAAGGGAGGCGCTTGCGGCGGAGCCCTGGATTGCGTCCAAGGGGTATCGACGCAACCACAGATGGCTGTCCGAGCTCGAGGTGGCGTGCGATGCGCGCGAGGGCGATCCCGCGGAGAGCCAGACGGATTATCCCGTGAGCTTCAGCGGCGCGGGACGCACGTATGCCAGCAGGGGCGTCTATCGCTTTAGGGTGCCTTTGGGGCAGCTTTCGGGCGCGGACCATGTGGGTGCCGCCTCTGGCAGGAGGCACGAGGCGGTGCCCCCGCACGACCCCATGGGATTCTTCTGA
- the cas7e gene encoding type I-E CRISPR-associated protein Cas7/Cse4/CasC: MYLDIYAIQNVPPCDINRDDTGTPKTAIYGGYLRSRVSSQAWKHAMREEFAQTLNPEGLGVRTKHAVGLIADEIKSQRPDLADEAEGLASAVLQVTGVKVEKSTRTGSEAGSTVSQYLIFIARSEVTKLAGIAIDAHEAGEDISKPTKELKKKVSAAFHGAQALDIALFGRMLADAPDLNTDASSQVAHAISVDKVTQEYDYFTAVDDCSADDNAGAAMLDTIGFNSSTLYRYATVCLDSLSKQLGDAKATAEGARSFLSAFVRSMPTGKQNTFANRTLPSAVLVALRDDQPVNGVSAFEEPVTPREGVSISHQAEDALAKKLGEFSKAYGDAPVDSWWCALDGGTDALREFGSEVTIPQMLEEVSARVLDVVQAGEE, translated from the coding sequence ATGTACCTAGACATCTACGCAATCCAGAACGTTCCCCCTTGCGACATCAACAGGGACGACACCGGCACCCCCAAGACTGCGATCTATGGTGGCTACCTGCGCTCCCGCGTCTCGAGCCAGGCGTGGAAGCACGCGATGCGCGAGGAGTTTGCCCAGACGTTGAACCCCGAGGGGCTTGGCGTGAGGACGAAGCACGCGGTTGGCCTCATAGCCGACGAGATCAAGTCCCAGCGGCCTGACCTTGCGGACGAGGCGGAAGGACTTGCCAGCGCGGTTCTGCAGGTAACGGGCGTGAAGGTCGAGAAGTCCACGCGTACGGGCTCCGAGGCGGGTTCGACAGTCTCGCAGTACCTCATCTTCATCGCACGCTCGGAGGTCACGAAGCTCGCGGGCATCGCGATAGACGCGCACGAGGCGGGGGAGGACATCTCGAAGCCCACGAAGGAGCTGAAGAAGAAGGTCTCTGCCGCGTTCCACGGTGCCCAGGCGCTGGACATCGCGCTGTTTGGCAGGATGCTTGCGGATGCCCCAGACCTCAACACCGACGCGAGCTCCCAGGTGGCGCATGCCATATCGGTCGACAAGGTGACCCAGGAGTACGACTACTTCACCGCAGTGGACGACTGCTCCGCGGACGACAACGCGGGTGCGGCAATGCTCGACACCATCGGCTTCAACTCCTCGACGCTGTACAGGTATGCGACCGTCTGCCTTGACTCGCTCTCCAAGCAGCTGGGCGATGCCAAGGCGACTGCCGAGGGCGCGAGGTCGTTCCTCTCGGCATTTGTGAGGTCCATGCCCACGGGCAAGCAGAACACGTTTGCGAACCGTACGTTGCCGAGTGCCGTGCTTGTGGCGCTGAGGGATGACCAGCCGGTCAACGGCGTCTCTGCGTTCGAGGAGCCGGTCACCCCGCGTGAGGGGGTTTCGATTTCCCATCAGGCGGAGGATGCCCTTGCGAAGAAGCTCGGCGAGTTCTCGAAGGCGTACGGCGACGCGCCCGTGGATTCGTGGTGGTGCGCGCTCGACGGAGGTACCGACGCCCTGCGCGAGTTTGGCAGCGAGGTGACGATTCCCCAGATGCTCGAGGAAGTCAGTGCGCGCGTGCTGGATGTGGTGCAGGCCGGTGAGGAGTAA